The genomic stretch CGTACAACTGGCGCAGTACGAAGTAGGGGTAGGGCTCCTCGGGGAACGCCTCGCGGTCGACGCGGACGAGTTCGGGCAGATCGGCCTCGGTGACGCCTCTCATCGTCAGGGGCCGGTCGAGGAACGCCCGGTCGTGGAGGTACGCGTGACCGGTGCGGCCACCGCGCGAAGGGAAACGTTCCTCTGGAAGAGCCGCCATACCGCCCCCCTGCGGGTCCGGGTCAATTGCGCGTTGACACCCGTACGGGTGGTACGAGTGGGACGCGAAGTGTCTGCCTTTCGGGTGTGTTCGGCAGAGTTCCGACCATCTTGAGCGGGACAATCCGGCCGTTCAAGGCCGGATCAGGTCGCGCGAATCCATTGCGCCCGTGCGCCCCCTCTGCGCCCCTTGGGGGCTCCTGTTTTGTCAGGGGGGATCCATCGCGCCCCCGGCGTTGGTACCTTTGATGAATGACCTTGAGATCCTCGGGGGATGCCCAGTTGAATGCGGATGTGAGCTGGGCAGCATTCGACCCGATCGCCTACGTAGATCATAATTACCGCGACTTACAGGCCGAGGACGCGGAGATCCTGTCCATCATCAGGGATCATTTCGGCGATCATTTCCCGAGGCGTGCCGGCCGTCCGGTCACCGGCATCGACGTCGGCGCCGGCGCGAACCTCTACCCCGCGCTCGCCATGCTGCCCTGGTGCGACGAGATCACGCTCTTCGAGCGCTCCTCCGCCAATGTCCGCTATCTGAGGTCCCAGGTCGCCGCCTACGACGGCAACTGGGACCAGTTCTGGCGCGTGCTGTGCAAGAAAGAGGCCTACGGCGCCCTGGACATGGACCCGCGGGCCCGGTTCCGTGACGTCGTCGGCGTCCAGGCGGGTGACCTCTTCGACCTCGTCCAGCACGAGGGCCGCTGGTCGATGGGGACGATGTTCTTCGTCGCCGAGTCGATGACCTCCTCGCGTGCGGAGTTCGACCGGGGCGTGGAGTGCTTCCTGCGGGCCCTGGCCCCGGGCGCGCCCTTCGCGGCGGCCTTCATGGAGCATTCCAAGGGTTATCACGCGGGTGAGCATTTCTTCCCTGCCTGCGATGTGGGGGAGGAGGAGGTGTCCGCGAGCCTGGAGCGATTCACGGACGATTTCACGAGCGTACGCCTCAAATCCTCCGCCGCCGTGCGCGACGGGTATTCCGGAATGATCGTCGCCTATGGCAGGCGGAATTCGGATTCCCGTATTCCGCTGCTGGGCGGCTGACAACAGAAGAGGGATTCTTCCTCGGAGGGGTTCTTCCTCCATCGATGGCAGTGCGGCCTGTGTGAGGGGCATGGGATGCAGATCAAGCCACGCCAGCATCTGCTGGACATCTGGCAGGCGCTGGGGCGCCACTCGTTCGAGGGCGGCGGGTGGGACTGGGGCCAATGGGGCGGCGAGAGCAGTGTCGCCGACGCGGAGCGGCTGCTCTGCCTGCTCTATCCGGCGACCGAGATTCCGGCCTTCCGGCTGGACGATCCGGACACCACCCAGGACGACGTCCAGCAAGTGCTGAAGAAGGCCGGCGGACGGCTGGACATTCCGGCCAACCTCGTCACGGCCGCCGCCGAGTTCATGCGCACCCACACAGGTGAGGACAAGCGCCCCACCTTCTCCGGGGGCTACTACTTCGGCTCCCGCGACAAGACCAAGGAACTCACCGAGGAGCAGCGCCGGACCGACGTGGTCGACTCCTTCTCGATGTCCATCACCCTGTGCCTGGCCACCCTCGGCTTCCTCAAGGTCTACGAGAACAAGACCCGGCGCACCGACATCCGCGAGACCATCGCCGAACTGCGCTCCGCCACCAGCACCCGGCTCACCGCGGCCATGGTCAGTCTGCTGCGCTCCTTCACCGTCAACGTCTTCGACACCGAGGCCCCCCAGGGCCAGACCCTCGCCGAACTCCTCGGCCAGGGACGGCTGTCGCAGCGCCAGGTGCTGAAGAAGTTCCAGGACCGCTTCCGGCCGCTGCGGGCCGCGATCGTCGAGAGCCTCCAGCTCGGTATCGACATCGAGGAGGGCCTGAAGGACGAGAGCCAGCTCTTCGAGTGCGGCTGGGCCTGGACCCTGGTCAAGGACGCGCCCGAGGTCGAGACCGACGAACCCATCGGACCGCAGCCCGAGGGCGTCGCCAACGCGGTGCCGTATCTGTACTTCACCGTGGTCGCCCTCGACGGCATCCAGGACCTGTTCTCCGACCGCACCCTCACCCTGGGCCTGCTCAACTCCGAGCAGCAGAAGCTCGCCGAGGCGCTGCGCCTGCGCTGGGAACTGACCCAGCAGTACTGGTCCCGCATCGCCCGCTTCGACGCCGAGCGCTGGCCCCTGGAGGACATCCCCTGGCGTACGACGGGACAGCGGCTGGAGTCCGAGTACTTCTCCCTCTCCGTCGCCGCCATCCTCGTGCACGACCTGATGCGCCGCCGGGCCACCGACGACGACCTCAACCGCACGGTCACCGTCATGGAGCGGCTCGCCGAACGCGGCCGTATCACCAGCCGGATGACGATGGACGACCCCATGGTCCACACCCTGCACAACGTGGGTGTCGCGCTGCCCCTCCAGGGCAGTGAGCGGATCGGGCCGCCCATGACCTGGTCCATGACCGACTTCTCCGCCCAGTTGCTGAAGCGGACCGTCCAACTGTGCACGCTCTCCCGCAACCTGGCCTCGCACGACCGGCTGCTCGGGCTCGCCGAGGCCATCTTCGACCACATGTGGCGCCGCCGGATCCGCGACGGCGAAGGCGCGGGCCTGTGGGACAACGTCCACGCCGCCTACCCCGAGGCCGACATCACCAAGCGGCGCGTGCCGGTCTCCTGGAGCATCACCGAGCGGGTCACCGAGGTGATGGTGCAGGCCCACCAGATGTACCAGCAGCCGCCGATCCGCAGCCTCGAACTGATCGAGCTGGCCAAGGCGTTGCTCTCCGAGGCCGCCCATCTGCTCGGCAACGAACAGATGGAACCCGCGCCCAAGGACGACGGCCGGCACGGCATGACGCTGCGCAACATCGAGGTCAAACTGCGCCGCGCCCGCGCCCTCGTGGACGAACAGCCCGGCACCTCCTACTCGCTCGCCCTCGACGTCCTCGGACAGCTCGACTCCCTCGGCCGGGCGCGCGAGGCAGCGGCGCAGGGAGTGTGACCCGTGCTGATCTTCGCGGCCTCCGACAAGGGAGGCACGGGCCGCTCCGTCACCAGCGCCAACCTCGCCTACCACCGCTCGCTGGCCGGGGACGACGTCTGCTACCTGGACTTCGACTTCGGCTCGCCCACCGCCACCGCCGTCTTCGACGTGCCCGACGCCCGCCAGGCCGCCGAGGACCGCGGACTGCACTCCTACCTCATCGGCGAGGTCGGCGAGCCGGTCCGGGTCGACGTCTGGTCGGACACCGAGCACCGCGTGCTGCGCAACCGGCCGCCCGGCTCCGGCCGACTGGTGCTGATGCCCGGCGACCTCAGCGGCGGCGAGTTCGCCACCGACGACGACAACCTCCGCCGCTGCGTGGACCTGCTGCTGCGGCTCAACTCCGAGTTCGACCTGATCATCGTCGACCTCAGCGCGGGCCGCTCCTACGCCGTCGACATGGTGCTGGAGGCCACCTCGCTGCCCGAGATGCGCGGCGTGGACGCGCGCTGGCTGATCTTCCACCGCTGGACCCGGCAGCATGTGGCCGCCGCCGCCGGACTGGTCTTCGGCAAGCGCGGGATCGTTGCCGGCGGAGTCGCCCGCGGCCATGACGAGGACGCCCTGCGGGGCGCGATCCGCTTCGTCCGGGCCGCCGTACCCGACCCCAAGTCCCAGCTGTGGTCGCAGGTCTCGGCCACCCAGTCGGCGTGGATGCGCGAGTGCGACCGCGATCTGAAGCAGCTCGCCTCCTCCCAAGGCATCGGCTACAGCCAGGTCCTGGGCGCCGTACCGCTCGAACCGGTGCTCCAGTGGCGGGAACAGCTGATCACCGACGAGGACGTGCTCGACAGCCAGATCGCCAACATGGAGACCTGGCAGGCGCTCAGCGACCTGGCCGGCCGGCTCACCGATGACAAGTACTGGGAGCAGGCATGAGCGAGGCCGTCTTCCGGGAGACCAGCGCCGAGCCACGCACCCAGTCGGTGCCGCTGTCCCACCTCTCGCTGGAGCTGGGCCACCTCTACATGGAGGACTTCGAGGCCGGGCCCAAGCGTCTGGGCGAGCACTTCGCCGAGGTGCGGATCTGGGTGGAGGCCGCCCGTGCCTCCGCGGCCCGGCGCGCGGGTCCCGGACGGCCCCGGATCAGCACCTGCTTCCTCATCGACGACTACTTCAGCCGCTTCTCCACCCCGGCCGAAATCGTCCCCCTGATCCTCAAGGAGGCCGAGGAGGCCGGGCTCACCATCGACTACCTGGCCCGCGAGTCCGGCTGCGCCGTCGCCGACCGGATCGAGCTCGCCGAGTCCGTCATGCACCGCCTCGTGGAGTCCCCGCCGCCCGGCTCCTACGGCTCCCGCCCGCCCGTGAGCCGCACCGGCTGGCTCGCCAACGGCCAGCGCAGCCCCGGCCGGGGCGCCGCCCTCTCCGAGGTCACCGCCTGGCAGCCGCCTCAGGAGACCGCCGCCCGCAACCACTCCGTCTTCATGGACGTCGAGCTGTGGTCCGAGAAGGACGGCCGGCGCCTGTGGTCCTGCCCCTTCCTGGCCGCCGTATGGCAGTTGGCCCGGCTCGGGCTGCTGCGCCACCTCGGTGAGCCCGTGCTCACCCCGAAGCCCTGGGACGGCGACGACTTCCCGCACGATTGGGACCGGCTGCCGCCCCTGCTCCAACTCAACCCGGACGCCGACCCGTTCAGCGCGTACCGCACCTGCACCCTGATGCCCAACCGCTTCCTCGCGGTCGAGGACGCCGTACGGCTGATCCTGGACCAGATAGACGTCGACACCGACGCCCTGGCGCAGATCGACCGGCGCTCCCGAGGCGAGAAGGCCGAGGTCCCCGCCGTGGTCGCGCAGCGCGCCTCCTACGTCTTCTACGAGGAGCCCGCCGACTCCCGCACCGAGGGAATCTGACATGGCGGCCCCCGGACAGTCGACGCGTCCGGTCCTCGTCTGCGGCGAGGTGCGCACCAGTCTGCTGCCGTCCTTCCAGGCGCTGGACGGCCGGGCCGCCGCCCAACTGCTCAGGCTGCGCGCCGACGAACACGTCCGGGTCTCCGAGCGGCCCAACCTCTACGTCCTCTCGCCCGAGGTGCTGACCGGCGTGGACTGCCGGCTGCCCACCGCCAACGGCGCCCGCGTCCGGGCCGTCGGCACCGTCGCCGCCCGCGCCGCGCTCACCGAGGGCCGGGTGCTCCAGGCGACCGCGTACTTCAGCGCCCCGGCCACCGGACCCGATCTGCGGCGGCCCTGGGGGCAGTACCTGGTCCGCCCCGGGCTCGTCGAACCGTTCGGGAAACTGCCCGAACAGGCCATCGCACAGGGCGTGTTGCGCGGCGCGGGACGCGGTGAGCTGGACCTCGGGATGATCGCGGAGGGGCTGCTCGCCCAACTGCTGCGCCATCCCCTGCTCGACCACAAGGCGCCCTTCAAGTCCCGCCGTACACACCTGCGGTGGACCGCGCGCCGGGCCCCGGCCGGTGAGGGCCCGGCGCTGACCCGCTTCACGCTCGCCGAGGACGGGCTGCGCACCATGGAGCTACGGCTGCCGGAGGATGTCCCGGCGGCCGCCGCGGCGAGCCTGTGCGAGGACCTCGCCCTGCACGACTGGCTGCTCACGACCGTCGTGCACCTGCTGGACAACAGCCGGCTCGGCGCCGCGGACGGGCCCTCGGCCGTGCTCGCGCTGCGCCCGGCCGTCGACCATCTGCTGCATCTGTGGATGCCGCGTGCCCATGTGGACCGCTCACTCGGTCATCTCTGGGACGAGCTGGAACAGGAACCGGGGTTCACCCGCCAATGGCGGAGCCTGGTCCAGCGGATCCGCGACCAACTGGCCGTCCAGACCATTCCGTTGCTGCACCAGGCGCTGAGTACGCGCTAGGGGCGGCCGAACGACACACCCGACGGGGGAAACATGAACGGAGCGACGACAGGAGACGTCAGGACAGCACCGCCGCCGCAGGACGAACGCCGGTCGAAACTGTTCAGGAAGACATTGGTCACGGTCTTAGTGGCGACCGGAACGTTCTTTCTCACCAATGTCCTGACCCCGGACGCCGCCGAGCAGTGGCAGTGGACGATGCCCGTGATCGTCGGCAGCGCGGTCCTGATCATGCAGTACCTGGTGGACTTCGGTGAGCGGCTCGAAGCCGTGGAGGAGTCCCAGAAACGGAGGATCCGCGGGATGCGGGACAGCCTCGCCGACCATCACCGGGAGATGCGGTCCGCGGTCGACGAGAGCTTCGCGAAGATCAACGCGGCGACCGAGCTGTTCAGCCAGGTGGACCGGTCCGTGCTGCGCTCCGACGGGGTGACCCGGCTGGCCCGGAAGTACACCCAGGTCGGCGAGCACGGCTCGGAGATAGTGAAGCGGTTCGCGCAGGAGGAGATCGCCAGCCTCGCGCTGCTGATGGAGTCCCTCAGCAACGGCACCGCGGACTGCCCCGGCGAGAACCACGAGTGGCTGATCGACCTGACCGCCTGCACCAAGAAGACGCTCTACGCCACCAGCACCTCCGTCGACCGGGACTTCTGGTCCAGTGGCCCCGGCAAGCGGTATCTGGTCGCGCAGGGCGACGCGATCCGCAAACGGGGCGTGGAGATCCGGCGGCTGTTCCTGGTCGACTCCCCGGACGAGATCACCGAGGCCCTGCGCAAGCTGTGCGAGAGACAGCGCAGGTACGGCATCGACGCGCGGATCGTGGACCAGTCGGAACTCGACAGCGCGCCGGTGACCTCGGTGAACGACTTCATCATCTTCGACGGCGAGCTGTGCTACGAGATCGAGCCCGATGTCCGGGCCACGCCCACCAAGACCACGCTGAAGATGACCGCGGACCATGTCCTGGAGCGCATCGAACGCTTCGACGACCTCTGGGAGGCCAGCAGTGCCGAGTGATCCTTCCGCAGTGTAGGCGCGCAGTGTCGTCGGAGGGACACGAAGAGTGAAACACGGGAGGCCGGGGGAACAGACGGGACGGAAAGCAGCGTGCGCAGCGGGGAAGGAATGACTGCCGTGAAGCCACCCGTCGGTTCCCACGTCGTCGACACCCGGTCCGGACGGATCGGCGTCGTCATGGGCCATGAGGGCCCGTACGTCCAGCTCAGACCGTACGGCGGCGGGCGCGAGTGGGACGCGGCGCCGGAGGCCGTCCGGCAGGCCACGTCCGCCGAGCGGGCCGGCGCGGGTGCCTGCGGTGAGGTGCCTTGACACCGGACGTTAGGGTGCGGCGGCATGGGTTTGTGGAGCTGGAGGAAGAGGGGCCCGAAGGCGGCCCGCCGTTATCCCGTGCCGCTCACCGCGCACCAGTTGTGGATGGTGTCCCTGAGCGCGCCGGTGAGCCGTGACAAGAGCGCCTCACGGAGCACGTTGTATCCGTTCGTCCGGATCGACGACGACAGTGCGCGGCAGTGGCTGGCCGAGCAGTGGGGGATCAGCACCCGTGCGGCCCTCGTCGACCGCCTGGACGACCTGTCCCGTACCGGCTACCGGGCCCGGGCGCACCGGCTCACCGGGGTCTCGCCGCTCGCCTGGGACGCGGCGCTGTACGTCGACATCTCGCGCCGGGGGTTCGCCTGCGGGCTGCTCGACGAGGGCGACGCCTGGACCGCGCTGAAGAACATCGTGCCGTCGGTGGTGCGGACGTACGCCTCCTGGCACGAGTACGCCGACCACTACCTGCTCGGCCGCCAGGTCTGGCAGGACGGCCTGCGAGGCACCCCCGACGCCGACTTCCCCGCACCCCAGGCGACGGCCGACGCCCACCTGCGCGCCCTGCTGGACCCGGCCAACCGCACCAGCCCCTGGAACCAGGCCCCGTGGTCCGCCATCAGCAGCCCCGACCGCACCCGCGGTACGAGAGAATGACCCCATGAGCCTGTTCCGCGACGACGGGATCGTCCTGCGCACCCAGAAGCTGGGCGAAGCCGATCGCATCATCACCTTGCTCACTCGTGGGCACGGGCGGGTGCGGGCCGTCGCTCGGGGGGTGCGGCGGACCAAGTCGAAGTTCGGGGCTCGGCTCGAACCCTTCTCGCATGTCGATGTGCAGTTCTTCGCGCGGGGGAGTGAGCTCATCGGGCGGGGGCTGCCGCTGTGCACGCAGAGCGAGACCATCGCGCCGTACGGCGGGGGCATCGTCAGCGACTATGCGCGGTACACCGCCGGGACGGCCATGCTGGAGACCGCCGAGCGGTTCACCGACCACGAGGGCGAGCCGGCGGTTCAGCAGTACCTGCTGCTCGTCGGGGCGCTGCGCACGCTCGCCCGCGGTGAGCACGCCCCGCACCTTGTTCTCGACGCCTTCCTGCTGCGGTCGCTCGCCGTCAACGGCTACGCCCCCAGCTTCAGCGACTGTGCGAAGTGCGGGATGCCCGGACCGAACCGCTTCTTCTCGGTCGCCTCCGGGGGCTCCGTATGCGTCGACTGCCGGGTGGCCGGTAGCGTCGTACCCTCGCCGCAGACCCTGGAACTGCTCGGTGCGCTGCTTACGGGAGACTGGGGCACTGCGGACGCCTGCGAGCCGCGGTACGTCCGGGAGGGCAGCGGACTGGTCTCCGCCTACCTGCACTGGCACCTGGAGCGCGGGCTGCGTTCGCTTCGGTACGTGGAAAAGTAAGGGAGTCGAGGGGCACATGGTCGTACGCGGGATCCTGGGGCGGCAGCGTCGGGAGTACAGGGCGCCGGAGCCGCATCCGTCCGGTGCCCGTGCGCCGAAGCTCCCCGGGGAGCTCGTCCCGAAGCACGTGGCGATCGTCATGGACGGCAACGGGCGCTGGGCCAAGGAGCGCGGGCTGCCCCGCACCGAGGGCCACAAGGTCGGCGCGGAGCGGGTGCTGGACGTGCTCCAGGGCGCGGTCGAGATGGGCGTCGGGGCGATCTCGCTGTACGCCTTCTCCACCGAGAACTGGAAGCGCTCGCCCGACGAGGTGCGCTTCCTGATGAACTTCAACCGCGACTTCATCCGCAAGACCCGCGACCAGCTCGACGAGCTGGGGATCCGGGTGCGCTGGGTCGGGCGGATGCCCAAGCTGTGGAAGTCGGTCGCCAAGGAGCTCCTGATCGCGCAGGAGCAGACCAAGGACAACGACAGGCTCACGCTGTACTTCTGCATGAACTACGGCGGGCGGGCCGAGATCGCGGACGCCGCGAAGGCTCTCGCGGAGGATGTGAGGGCCGGGCGGCTTGACCCGTCGAAGGTCAACGAGAAGACCTTCGCGAAGTACATGTACTACCCGGACATGCCCGATGTGGACCTGTTCCTGCGGCCCAGCGGCGAGCAGCGGACCTCCAACTACCTGCTCTGGCAGAGCGCTTACGCCGAGATGGTCTTCCAGGACGTCCTGTGGCCGGACTTCGACCGGCGTGACCTGTGGCGGGCGTGCGTGGAGTTCGCGTCCCGGGACCGGCGCTTCGGGGGCGCGATCCCGAACGAGGAGCTGCTGGCCATGGAGGGCAAGCAGGACTGAACAAGGAGGTCCGGGGGCGAATCAGCCCCCGGACCGTCTCACGGGTTCACGCGGACGCGCACTCCGCGCACGTGCCGAAGATCTCCACCGTGTGCGCCACGTTCACGTAGCCGTGTTCCGCTGCGATCGCCTCGGCCCACTTCTCCACCGCGGGGCCCTCGACCTCGACGGCCTTGCCGCAGACGCGGCAGACCAGGTGGTGGTGGTGTTCGCCGGAGGAGCAGCGGCGGTAGACGGACTCGCCGTCGGAGGTGCGCAGGACGTCGACCTCGCCGGCGTCGGCGAGGGACTGGAGCGTGCGGTAGACCGTCGTCAGCCCGACCGAGTCGCCCTTGTGCTTGAGCATGTCGTGCAGTTCCTGCGCGCTGCGGAACTCGTCGACCTCGTCCAGGGCCGCCGCGACGGCGGCCCGCTGCCGGGTGGAGCGGCCCTTCACGGGCGGTCCAGCGGTCGTCACGGGGTGCCTCCTCAGGTCTGCCTGCCCGGGCCATTGTGCCAGCCCGGGCTGTCGGCGGTCAGACGCCGACCTTTCCGCCACTGCCCCGGCCGGCCGGAATTACGCACTCGGCCGGGTCCCCGTTTCCCTGCGCCGCGGCCAGGGCTTTCGCACGCCGCCGGGCGAGCGGTGCGGCCAGCACGGTCAGCAGAATGAACGCGCCGATCGTCAGCAGCACGATGGTCGCGCCGGGCGGCACGTCCTGGTAGTACGAGGTGACCGTGCCGCTGATCGTCACGGTGACGCCGATGGCGACGGCGATGGCGAAGGTCGCGGCGAAGCTGCGGCTGAGCTGCTGGGCCGCGGCCACCGGGACCACCATCAGCGCCGACACCAGCAGCAGGCCGACCACGCGCATCGCGACGGTCACCGTCACGGCCGCGGTCACCGCCGTCAGCAGGTTCAGCGCCCGCACCGGCAGGCCCGTCACCCGCGCGAACTCCTCGTCCTGGCTCACCGCGAACAGCTGACGGCGCAGACCGACGGTGACCAGGACCACGAAGGCCGCGAGCAGACAGATCGCGGTGACGTCCGACTCGCTCACCGTCGACAGGGAGCCGAAGAGATACGAGGTGAGGTTGGCGTTGGAGCCCGTCGGCGCGAGGTTGATGAACATCACGCCGCCCGCCATGCCGCCGTAGAAGAGCATGGCGAGGGCGATGTCGCCGCGGGTCTTGCCGTACCAGCGGATCAGCTCCATGAGGACCGCGCCGAGGACGGAGACCAGGGTCGCCATCCACACCGGGGACCAGGAGAGCAGGAAGCCGAGGCCGACGCCGGTCATCGCGACATGGCCGATGCCGTCGCCCATCAGGGCCTGGCGGCGCTGGACCAGGTAGATGCCGACCGCGGGGGCGGTGATGCCGACCAGGACGGCGGCGAGCAGGGCCCGCTGCATGAAGGCGTAGTCGAGGATTTCCATCAGCTCAGCAGTCCCGTGCGGATCGGTTCGGCGCCCGCGGGGGCGTGCGGGTGGACATGGTCGTGGCCGGGCAGCGCGTGCTGGCCGACGGCCTCGGGCGGCGGGCCGTCGTGGACGACGCAGCCGTCGCGCAGGACGACCGCGCGGTCGATCAGCGGCTCCAGCGGGCCCAGTTCGTGCAGCACGAGCAGGACCGTCGTACCGGCCTCGACCTGGCCGCGCAGGGTCCGTGCCAGGACCTCCTGGCTGGCCAGGTCGACGCCGGCCATCGGCTCGTCCATGATCAGCAGCTCGGGTTCGGCGGCGAGCGCGCGGGCGATCAGTACACGCTGGTGCTGGCCGCCGGAGAGCGCGTCGACGGAGTCCTTCGCGCGGTCCGCCATGCCGACCAGTTCCAGGGCCCGGCGCACCGCGTCACGGTCCGCCTGACGCAGCAGCCCGAAGCGGGAGCGGGAGAGCCGGCCCGAGGAGACCACCTCGGTCACCGTGGCCGGGACGCCGCCCGCTGCGGTGGTGCGCTGGGGGACGTAGCCGACGCGGTGCCAGTCGCGGAAGCGGCGGCGCGGGGTGCCGAACAGCTCGATCTCACCGGCGCTCGCCTGCACCTGCCCGATGACACTGCGCACGGCCGTCGACTTGCCGGAGCCGTTGGCGCCGAGCAGCGCGACGACCTCACCGCGCGAAACGGTGAGGTCGATGCCGCGCAGGACGGGCCGCGAGCCCAGGTCGGCGCGGACGCCGCGCAGGGATATGACGGGCTCGCTCATGCGCTCCTCCGAACTGGTCACTTCGCTCCCAGGGCGGCTTGCAGCGCCTTGAGGTTGGAGTCCATG from Streptomyces davaonensis JCM 4913 encodes the following:
- a CDS encoding SCO2525 family SAM-dependent methyltransferase, which codes for MSWAAFDPIAYVDHNYRDLQAEDAEILSIIRDHFGDHFPRRAGRPVTGIDVGAGANLYPALAMLPWCDEITLFERSSANVRYLRSQVAAYDGNWDQFWRVLCKKEAYGALDMDPRARFRDVVGVQAGDLFDLVQHEGRWSMGTMFFVAESMTSSRAEFDRGVECFLRALAPGAPFAAAFMEHSKGYHAGEHFFPACDVGEEEVSASLERFTDDFTSVRLKSSAAVRDGYSGMIVAYGRRNSDSRIPLLGG
- a CDS encoding SCO2524 family protein, producing the protein MQIKPRQHLLDIWQALGRHSFEGGGWDWGQWGGESSVADAERLLCLLYPATEIPAFRLDDPDTTQDDVQQVLKKAGGRLDIPANLVTAAAEFMRTHTGEDKRPTFSGGYYFGSRDKTKELTEEQRRTDVVDSFSMSITLCLATLGFLKVYENKTRRTDIRETIAELRSATSTRLTAAMVSLLRSFTVNVFDTEAPQGQTLAELLGQGRLSQRQVLKKFQDRFRPLRAAIVESLQLGIDIEEGLKDESQLFECGWAWTLVKDAPEVETDEPIGPQPEGVANAVPYLYFTVVALDGIQDLFSDRTLTLGLLNSEQQKLAEALRLRWELTQQYWSRIARFDAERWPLEDIPWRTTGQRLESEYFSLSVAAILVHDLMRRRATDDDLNRTVTVMERLAERGRITSRMTMDDPMVHTLHNVGVALPLQGSERIGPPMTWSMTDFSAQLLKRTVQLCTLSRNLASHDRLLGLAEAIFDHMWRRRIRDGEGAGLWDNVHAAYPEADITKRRVPVSWSITERVTEVMVQAHQMYQQPPIRSLELIELAKALLSEAAHLLGNEQMEPAPKDDGRHGMTLRNIEVKLRRARALVDEQPGTSYSLALDVLGQLDSLGRAREAAAQGV
- a CDS encoding SCO2523 family variant P-loop protein; the protein is MLIFAASDKGGTGRSVTSANLAYHRSLAGDDVCYLDFDFGSPTATAVFDVPDARQAAEDRGLHSYLIGEVGEPVRVDVWSDTEHRVLRNRPPGSGRLVLMPGDLSGGEFATDDDNLRRCVDLLLRLNSEFDLIIVDLSAGRSYAVDMVLEATSLPEMRGVDARWLIFHRWTRQHVAAAAGLVFGKRGIVAGGVARGHDEDALRGAIRFVRAAVPDPKSQLWSQVSATQSAWMRECDRDLKQLASSQGIGYSQVLGAVPLEPVLQWREQLITDEDVLDSQIANMETWQALSDLAGRLTDDKYWEQA
- a CDS encoding SCO2522 family protein is translated as MSEAVFRETSAEPRTQSVPLSHLSLELGHLYMEDFEAGPKRLGEHFAEVRIWVEAARASAARRAGPGRPRISTCFLIDDYFSRFSTPAEIVPLILKEAEEAGLTIDYLARESGCAVADRIELAESVMHRLVESPPPGSYGSRPPVSRTGWLANGQRSPGRGAALSEVTAWQPPQETAARNHSVFMDVELWSEKDGRRLWSCPFLAAVWQLARLGLLRHLGEPVLTPKPWDGDDFPHDWDRLPPLLQLNPDADPFSAYRTCTLMPNRFLAVEDAVRLILDQIDVDTDALAQIDRRSRGEKAEVPAVVAQRASYVFYEEPADSRTEGI
- a CDS encoding SCO2521 family protein gives rise to the protein MAAPGQSTRPVLVCGEVRTSLLPSFQALDGRAAAQLLRLRADEHVRVSERPNLYVLSPEVLTGVDCRLPTANGARVRAVGTVAARAALTEGRVLQATAYFSAPATGPDLRRPWGQYLVRPGLVEPFGKLPEQAIAQGVLRGAGRGELDLGMIAEGLLAQLLRHPLLDHKAPFKSRRTHLRWTARRAPAGEGPALTRFTLAEDGLRTMELRLPEDVPAAAAASLCEDLALHDWLLTTVVHLLDNSRLGAADGPSAVLALRPAVDHLLHLWMPRAHVDRSLGHLWDELEQEPGFTRQWRSLVQRIRDQLAVQTIPLLHQALSTR
- a CDS encoding DUF6879 family protein, with translation MATGTFFLTNVLTPDAAEQWQWTMPVIVGSAVLIMQYLVDFGERLEAVEESQKRRIRGMRDSLADHHREMRSAVDESFAKINAATELFSQVDRSVLRSDGVTRLARKYTQVGEHGSEIVKRFAQEEIASLALLMESLSNGTADCPGENHEWLIDLTACTKKTLYATSTSVDRDFWSSGPGKRYLVAQGDAIRKRGVEIRRLFLVDSPDEITEALRKLCERQRRYGIDARIVDQSELDSAPVTSVNDFIIFDGELCYEIEPDVRATPTKTTLKMTADHVLERIERFDDLWEASSAE
- a CDS encoding DUF1266 domain-containing protein — translated: MGLWSWRKRGPKAARRYPVPLTAHQLWMVSLSAPVSRDKSASRSTLYPFVRIDDDSARQWLAEQWGISTRAALVDRLDDLSRTGYRARAHRLTGVSPLAWDAALYVDISRRGFACGLLDEGDAWTALKNIVPSVVRTYASWHEYADHYLLGRQVWQDGLRGTPDADFPAPQATADAHLRALLDPANRTSPWNQAPWSAISSPDRTRGTRE
- the recO gene encoding DNA repair protein RecO, whose amino-acid sequence is MSLFRDDGIVLRTQKLGEADRIITLLTRGHGRVRAVARGVRRTKSKFGARLEPFSHVDVQFFARGSELIGRGLPLCTQSETIAPYGGGIVSDYARYTAGTAMLETAERFTDHEGEPAVQQYLLLVGALRTLARGEHAPHLVLDAFLLRSLAVNGYAPSFSDCAKCGMPGPNRFFSVASGGSVCVDCRVAGSVVPSPQTLELLGALLTGDWGTADACEPRYVREGSGLVSAYLHWHLERGLRSLRYVEK
- a CDS encoding isoprenyl transferase, translated to MVVRGILGRQRREYRAPEPHPSGARAPKLPGELVPKHVAIVMDGNGRWAKERGLPRTEGHKVGAERVLDVLQGAVEMGVGAISLYAFSTENWKRSPDEVRFLMNFNRDFIRKTRDQLDELGIRVRWVGRMPKLWKSVAKELLIAQEQTKDNDRLTLYFCMNYGGRAEIADAAKALAEDVRAGRLDPSKVNEKTFAKYMYYPDMPDVDLFLRPSGEQRTSNYLLWQSAYAEMVFQDVLWPDFDRRDLWRACVEFASRDRRFGGAIPNEELLAMEGKQD
- a CDS encoding Fur family transcriptional regulator — encoded protein: MTTAGPPVKGRSTRQRAAVAAALDEVDEFRSAQELHDMLKHKGDSVGLTTVYRTLQSLADAGEVDVLRTSDGESVYRRCSSGEHHHHLVCRVCGKAVEVEGPAVEKWAEAIAAEHGYVNVAHTVEIFGTCAECASA
- a CDS encoding metal ABC transporter permease; protein product: MEILDYAFMQRALLAAVLVGITAPAVGIYLVQRRQALMGDGIGHVAMTGVGLGFLLSWSPVWMATLVSVLGAVLMELIRWYGKTRGDIALAMLFYGGMAGGVMFINLAPTGSNANLTSYLFGSLSTVSESDVTAICLLAAFVVLVTVGLRRQLFAVSQDEEFARVTGLPVRALNLLTAVTAAVTVTVAMRVVGLLLVSALMVVPVAAAQQLSRSFAATFAIAVAIGVTVTISGTVTSYYQDVPPGATIVLLTIGAFILLTVLAAPLARRRAKALAAAQGNGDPAECVIPAGRGSGGKVGV